A window of the Pantoea sp. Lij88 genome harbors these coding sequences:
- a CDS encoding alkylhydroperoxidase domain protein: protein MSQTDDLIATLADIDPDSGLAHARQTRHAATLHAQGSYNVLFEQGDDDFPLAERRLLAAKVAGWHAQPGLQAHYQPQETLPQSARIEAAQAFAHRLTFDPVTAAPEHLDALKQTGWSPRGIVTLAQLVAFVSFQSRLLAGLRSLQGDDASGEAAPVVAGHWHEALKTASGKTALTAFTQQELGWEPWLPAKPLAEFSENEQAKLAKFGHTDSDYFRLLARNLPLLEQRTLTDKGIFYTAGGLPRAERELAATVVSKVNGCIYCASVHARKASQLSKQDDAVQKLLNVAPGAVLSHGHSARWQAIIAFSAALSLTPAKPTPLQISALREQGLDTLALLDLIQSTAFFAWANRLMLTLGEPFLPE, encoded by the coding sequence ATGAGTCAAACTGACGATTTGATCGCCACACTGGCGGATATCGATCCCGATTCCGGACTGGCCCACGCGCGCCAGACACGCCACGCCGCGACGCTTCATGCCCAGGGTAGCTACAACGTGTTATTTGAACAGGGCGATGACGATTTTCCCTTAGCTGAGCGTCGTCTGCTGGCCGCAAAGGTGGCTGGCTGGCATGCTCAGCCCGGCCTGCAGGCACATTACCAGCCTCAGGAAACGTTGCCGCAAAGTGCGCGAATCGAGGCAGCACAAGCCTTTGCCCATCGCCTGACCTTTGATCCGGTTACCGCAGCACCCGAACATCTGGACGCCCTGAAGCAGACAGGCTGGAGCCCGCGCGGCATCGTCACGCTGGCGCAGCTGGTGGCGTTCGTCAGTTTTCAGAGCCGGTTACTGGCGGGCCTGCGTAGCCTGCAGGGCGATGACGCATCGGGCGAAGCTGCACCCGTCGTCGCCGGGCACTGGCACGAGGCATTAAAAACCGCCAGCGGCAAAACGGCGCTGACCGCCTTTACGCAACAGGAACTCGGCTGGGAGCCGTGGCTGCCTGCGAAACCCCTGGCGGAATTCAGCGAGAATGAGCAGGCGAAACTGGCAAAATTCGGCCACACCGATTCTGACTATTTCCGCCTGCTGGCGCGCAACCTGCCGCTGCTGGAGCAGCGTACCCTGACCGATAAAGGCATTTTCTACACCGCTGGCGGGCTGCCACGCGCCGAGCGCGAACTGGCCGCCACCGTGGTGAGTAAGGTCAACGGCTGCATTTATTGCGCCTCGGTGCATGCCCGCAAAGCCAGCCAGCTTTCAAAGCAGGATGACGCAGTGCAGAAACTGCTGAATGTCGCGCCCGGCGCAGTGTTATCCCACGGACACAGCGCGCGCTGGCAGGCGATCATCGCCTTTTCAGCAGCGCTGTCACTGACCCCGGCTAAACCGACACCATTGCAGATCTCTGCACTCCGCGAGCAGGGCCTGGATACGCTCGCCCTGCTCGACCTGATTCAGTCCACCGCCTTCTTTGCCTGGGCCAATCGCCTGATGCTGACGCTGGGCGAACCTTTTCTGCCGGAATAA
- a CDS encoding ABC transporter permease: MSLVDYAAARQSVAARRYHFRFEPGLWLAVLVMLLAVLAALFPTLFTSINPIEGTAGAQRLAPQAGHWLGTDQLGRDLFARIVYGASHSLSAAVMAVTIGLVAGTALGVIAGATGGKTESIVMRAVDVLLAIPALLLSLSVLILLGFGTLNAALAVGIASIASFARLARAEVVRIRHSEYVEAAYGSGGRFFSVLWRHILPNALTPVIAYAALQFGQAILALSTLSFLGYGTPPPVPEWGLLIAEGRNYLATAWWLTTFPGVVVVAVVLAANRISQQLSGGRR, encoded by the coding sequence ATGAGTCTGGTTGATTACGCTGCCGCGCGGCAATCCGTGGCAGCCAGACGGTATCACTTCCGTTTCGAGCCTGGCCTGTGGCTGGCTGTCCTGGTCATGCTGCTGGCCGTGCTGGCAGCCCTGTTCCCGACCCTCTTTACCTCAATCAACCCGATTGAGGGGACCGCGGGCGCTCAGCGGCTGGCTCCGCAGGCCGGGCACTGGCTCGGTACCGATCAGCTTGGGCGCGATCTGTTTGCGCGTATTGTTTATGGCGCCTCACATTCGCTCTCTGCCGCCGTGATGGCGGTCACGATCGGACTGGTGGCAGGGACGGCGCTGGGCGTAATTGCCGGGGCGACTGGCGGCAAAACCGAATCCATCGTGATGCGCGCCGTGGATGTACTGCTGGCCATTCCGGCGTTATTACTCTCTTTGAGCGTGCTGATTTTACTGGGCTTCGGCACCCTCAATGCTGCATTAGCGGTGGGCATCGCCTCCATCGCCAGCTTTGCCCGCCTGGCGCGTGCGGAGGTGGTGCGCATCCGTCACAGCGAGTATGTCGAAGCAGCGTACGGCAGCGGCGGCCGCTTTTTCAGCGTGCTGTGGCGTCACATTCTGCCCAACGCACTGACGCCGGTCATTGCCTACGCCGCCCTGCAGTTTGGACAGGCAATTCTGGCGTTATCGACGCTGAGCTTCCTCGGCTACGGCACGCCGCCGCCGGTGCCGGAATGGGGGCTGTTGATCGCTGAAGGGCGTAATTATCTGGCTACCGCCTGGTGGCTGACGACGTTTCCTGGTGTGGTGGTGGTCGCTGTGGTGCTCGCCGCTAACCGCATCAGCCAGCAACTTTCAGGAGGACGCCGATGA
- a CDS encoding putative FMN-dependent luciferase-like monooxygenase: MSRRLGFFTRLLDKVPAKQRYQLATEQIQHAERCGFDNAWIAQHHFHEDEGGLPSPLVYLAHAAAQTRTIRLGTAIITLPMENALRVAEDAAVLDLLADGRLEIGLGSGGTPDSFLPFGLMFAERGAAFADNLHTLLSAWRGDSLGHPDNHLYPAAPQLAGRVWIATFSVEGAIRAAQGGHGLMLSRTQPRPTGHAELPLDAIQNPLIDAYLAALPAGIAPRILASRTAFVADSDSYARQVAEPGIRQQAAQYRGEVRGERFDDLLARFDAHVGGIDQVAHSLAQDSVLSRVTDISFQVHSVEPSHADTLRSIELIAGHLAPALRAAGESHRRIS, from the coding sequence ATGAGCCGACGTCTCGGATTTTTTACCCGGCTGCTGGATAAGGTCCCGGCAAAACAGCGCTATCAGCTGGCCACCGAGCAGATTCAGCATGCCGAACGCTGCGGCTTCGATAATGCGTGGATTGCGCAGCACCACTTTCATGAGGATGAGGGCGGGCTGCCGTCGCCACTGGTCTACCTGGCGCACGCCGCGGCGCAGACCCGCACCATCCGGCTCGGCACCGCCATCATTACCCTGCCGATGGAGAATGCGCTACGGGTGGCGGAAGATGCCGCGGTACTGGATCTGCTGGCAGATGGCCGACTGGAGATCGGGCTGGGCTCGGGCGGCACGCCGGACTCGTTCCTCCCCTTTGGCCTGATGTTTGCCGAGCGCGGCGCGGCCTTTGCCGACAACCTGCATACGTTGCTCAGCGCCTGGCGCGGTGACTCGCTGGGTCATCCTGATAATCATCTTTATCCTGCCGCGCCGCAGCTGGCCGGACGGGTGTGGATCGCCACCTTCTCCGTTGAGGGCGCAATCCGTGCCGCCCAGGGCGGGCATGGGCTGATGCTGTCACGCACCCAGCCGCGGCCTACGGGCCATGCTGAACTGCCGCTCGATGCGATCCAGAATCCGCTGATCGATGCCTATCTCGCGGCACTGCCAGCAGGGATAGCGCCGCGTATTCTCGCCTCACGCACCGCGTTCGTGGCGGATTCAGACAGTTATGCCCGTCAGGTCGCTGAGCCGGGCATCCGGCAGCAGGCCGCGCAGTACCGTGGCGAAGTGCGCGGGGAGCGCTTTGATGACCTGCTGGCCCGGTTTGATGCCCATGTCGGCGGCATCGATCAGGTCGCACACTCGCTGGCGCAGGACAGCGTGCTGTCGCGCGTCACCGACATCTCATTCCAGGTGCATTCAGTAGAGCCTTCGCATGCCGACACGCTGCGCTCGATTGAACTGATTGCCGGACATCTTGCGCCCGCGCTTCGTGCCGCTGGCGAATCTCACAGGAGAATTTCATGA
- a CDS encoding ABC transporter ATP-binding protein has translation MSAQPLLAVNNLTLSYRSGNQWQPVVHNVSFELHPGEMVALVGESGSGKTTTAQAIMGLMAQNGRRDAGEILLNGEDISQWSQKRFDTLRGARISLVPQDPGNSLNPVKTVGEQVEEILRLHLRLTAAQRQQRVIDLLTRVGLSHPEQRVKQYPHQLSGGMKQRVLIAIALALQPEIIIADEPTSALDVTVQKRILDLLDNLRHESSTAVLFVTHDLALAAQRADRIIVFRHGEIQESGCTAQVISAPAHPYTRQLLNDAAPQRPARVKSAATRFSALAIRATGVMKSFSLGKQQRLQALNAVSFQVARGTTHALVGESGSGKTTLSRIVMGFETADSGEVTLDGIVVNGLRGEALRQLRRRIQFVYQNPFASLDPRQTLFSIIEEPLRNFDRLSRSQRRERVEAITTRVALPLSLLSRQPHELSGGQRQRVALARALICEPEILVLDEATSALDVTVQEQILDLLLQLQAELGLTYLFITHDLATVRQIADSVTVLKAGEAVEQGDVVTIFSAPQHPYTRELIDAIPPLVPLTHKESA, from the coding sequence ATGAGCGCTCAGCCCTTACTCGCGGTCAACAATCTGACGTTAAGCTATCGCAGCGGTAACCAGTGGCAGCCGGTGGTGCATAACGTCAGTTTCGAACTGCATCCCGGTGAGATGGTGGCACTGGTCGGCGAATCCGGCTCCGGTAAAACCACCACCGCACAGGCCATAATGGGCCTGATGGCGCAAAATGGCCGCCGCGACGCGGGTGAAATCCTGCTCAACGGCGAGGATATCAGTCAGTGGTCACAGAAGCGCTTCGACACCCTGCGCGGGGCGCGTATCAGTCTGGTGCCGCAGGATCCGGGCAACTCACTCAATCCGGTTAAAACCGTGGGTGAACAGGTCGAAGAGATCCTGCGACTGCATCTGCGATTAACGGCAGCGCAGCGTCAGCAACGGGTGATTGATCTGCTGACCCGCGTGGGCCTCAGCCATCCGGAGCAGCGGGTTAAGCAATATCCGCATCAGCTGTCGGGCGGGATGAAACAGCGGGTGCTGATCGCCATTGCCCTTGCCCTGCAGCCGGAGATAATCATTGCCGATGAACCAACCAGCGCGCTGGATGTGACGGTGCAAAAGCGCATTCTCGATCTGCTGGACAACCTGCGGCACGAATCCAGTACCGCCGTGCTGTTCGTCACTCACGACCTGGCACTGGCGGCGCAACGCGCAGATCGCATCATCGTGTTTCGCCACGGCGAGATTCAGGAATCAGGATGCACCGCCCAGGTTATCAGCGCCCCGGCTCATCCTTATACCCGCCAGTTACTGAATGATGCGGCACCACAGCGACCCGCCAGAGTTAAATCTGCGGCCACCCGTTTCTCCGCGCTCGCCATCCGCGCAACCGGCGTAATGAAAAGTTTTTCACTGGGCAAACAGCAGCGCTTACAGGCGCTGAACGCGGTGAGTTTTCAGGTAGCACGCGGCACTACACATGCCCTGGTGGGCGAATCCGGCTCAGGCAAAACCACGCTGTCGCGCATCGTGATGGGTTTTGAAACCGCCGACAGCGGTGAGGTGACGCTGGATGGCATTGTGGTTAACGGATTACGTGGTGAAGCGCTGCGTCAGCTGCGCCGCAGGATTCAGTTCGTCTATCAGAATCCATTCGCCTCGCTCGATCCCCGTCAGACACTCTTTTCGATTATTGAAGAACCCCTGCGTAATTTTGACCGGCTGAGCCGCAGCCAGCGCCGTGAGCGGGTGGAAGCGATTACCACGCGTGTGGCGCTGCCACTCTCCCTGCTATCACGTCAGCCGCATGAACTTTCCGGCGGTCAGCGGCAGCGTGTCGCCCTGGCGCGGGCGCTGATCTGCGAGCCGGAGATTCTGGTGCTGGATGAGGCGACCTCGGCGCTGGATGTCACGGTGCAGGAGCAAATTCTGGATCTGCTACTGCAGCTTCAGGCTGAGCTGGGTCTGACCTATCTGTTTATCACGCACGATCTGGCCACGGTGCGGCAGATTGCCGACAGCGTCACGGTGTTAAAGGCGGGCGAAGCGGTGGAACAAGGTGACGTTGTCACGATATTCAGCGCTCCGCAGCACCCTTACACGCGCGAGTTAATTGACGCCATTCCTCCGCTCGTTCCGTTAACCCACAAGGAGTCAGCATGA
- a CDS encoding ABC transporter permease has translation MRHYLLQRASLGLLVLWAAFTLSFVLLQVLPGDAVLIKFQNPDLGLSPQQIAEMRQIYGADSPLWQQYLHTLVAILHGDFGYSVQAGVPVSELLTSNLPGTLRLALCGFVLATLLAFVLATLSRLPALRVLRNLLQSLPALFISVPTFWLGIALIQLFSFQLRWIPVINPSPWQGLILPIITVSVPISAPLAQILLRSIDEVSTRPFVAVARAKGASEQYVLWRHILRNAMLPVLTVAGLLLGELIAGALITETVFGLGGLGQLTQQAVNNQDVAVLQAVVMISALGFVVINLLVDLLMPLFDPRLQLLRGAS, from the coding sequence ATGCGCCACTATCTGCTGCAACGCGCCAGCCTGGGCCTGCTGGTACTCTGGGCCGCGTTTACCCTGTCATTTGTGCTGTTGCAGGTGCTGCCCGGCGATGCGGTACTGATCAAGTTTCAGAATCCGGATCTTGGCCTGAGCCCGCAGCAGATTGCTGAGATGCGTCAGATTTACGGCGCGGACAGCCCGCTGTGGCAGCAATATCTGCATACCCTTGTGGCGATCCTGCACGGCGACTTCGGCTATTCAGTACAGGCGGGCGTGCCGGTGAGTGAGCTGCTCACCAGCAACCTGCCCGGCACGCTCCGACTGGCCCTGTGCGGCTTCGTGCTGGCGACACTGCTGGCCTTTGTGCTGGCGACCCTCTCAAGACTGCCTGCCCTGCGCGTGCTGCGTAATCTGCTGCAGTCGCTGCCCGCGCTGTTTATCTCGGTGCCGACCTTCTGGCTCGGCATCGCCCTGATTCAGCTCTTCTCGTTCCAGCTGCGCTGGATCCCGGTAATCAATCCTTCGCCGTGGCAGGGATTGATCCTGCCCATCATTACGGTTTCAGTTCCGATCTCTGCCCCGCTGGCACAGATTCTGCTGCGCAGCATCGATGAAGTCTCAACCCGCCCGTTCGTGGCGGTGGCGCGCGCTAAAGGCGCCAGCGAACAATATGTGTTGTGGCGGCACATCCTGCGCAACGCCATGCTGCCGGTGCTCACCGTGGCGGGCCTGCTGCTGGGGGAACTGATTGCCGGTGCACTGATTACCGAAACGGTCTTTGGCCTGGGCGGTCTGGGTCAGCTGACGCAGCAGGCCGTGAACAATCAGGATGTGGCGGTATTACAGGCCGTGGTGATGATCTCCGCACTGGGTTTTGTGGTGATCAATCTGCTGGTGGATCTGTTAATGCCGCTTTTTGATCCGCGCTTACAACTGTTACGGGGTGCATCATGA
- a CDS encoding VOC family protein, whose translation MSVPVPQPILDHAVINVADQLDSASARFRRLGFQLTERGHHSLGSSNHLAIFGENYLELLGYEPGKGSQRADLWQSPLGLSGLVWKSSDAESAFQHLQRQDLDGDPPAAFHRPVTLPDGSVSEAHFRTVRLRPSLIPNGRSFFCQHLTPEAVWQPAWQRHPNGVRNISEFVVVAQDPALSAQVYSRLFGAAKVLACPEGAFVLRAGAATVRFASAEYAQPRFGPLPEDYDGSARMVALGFETEDLAQVKRALLAGNIAFQEQAEAIVVEAAEGFNLALRFTGVGRGIL comes from the coding sequence ATGTCTGTTCCGGTTCCGCAACCGATTCTGGATCACGCGGTGATTAACGTGGCCGACCAGCTCGACAGCGCCAGCGCGCGTTTCCGGCGGCTCGGCTTTCAGCTCACTGAGCGGGGGCATCACTCGCTGGGGTCGAGTAATCACCTGGCGATCTTTGGTGAGAATTACCTTGAGCTGCTGGGCTATGAACCCGGCAAAGGCAGCCAGCGCGCCGATCTCTGGCAATCGCCGCTGGGATTGAGCGGGCTGGTATGGAAAAGCAGCGATGCGGAGAGTGCGTTTCAGCACCTGCAACGGCAGGATCTGGATGGCGATCCCCCCGCCGCTTTTCATCGTCCTGTCACCCTGCCCGACGGTTCGGTCAGTGAAGCGCATTTTCGCACCGTGCGGCTGCGGCCTTCGCTGATACCCAATGGTCGCAGCTTTTTCTGCCAGCATCTGACGCCCGAAGCGGTATGGCAGCCTGCCTGGCAGCGTCATCCCAATGGCGTCAGGAACATCAGTGAGTTTGTGGTTGTGGCGCAGGATCCGGCGCTCTCCGCCCAGGTTTATAGCCGACTGTTTGGTGCCGCGAAAGTGCTTGCCTGTCCCGAAGGTGCCTTTGTCCTGCGCGCCGGTGCCGCCACGGTGCGCTTTGCTTCGGCAGAATATGCACAGCCGCGATTTGGCCCGCTACCCGAAGACTACGATGGCAGCGCCCGCATGGTCGCGCTGGGTTTTGAAACAGAGGATCTCGCCCAGGTGAAGCGCGCGCTGCTGGCGGGAAATATTGCCTTTCAGGAGCAGGCTGAGGCGATCGTGGTGGAGGCGGCAGAGGGTTTTAACCTGGCGCTGCGTTTTACCGGAGTCGGGCGTGGAATATTGTGA
- a CDS encoding amidohydrolase, producing the protein MTLPLTEQLVQWRRELHQHPELSNHEFATTERITRWLEQAGIRLLPLGLKTGVVAEIGHGESLIALRADIDALPIDKITDRPWRSQQPGVMHACGHDVHSAVMLGVALQLKQQEATLPGRVRILFQPAEETFNGARQLIDAGALEGVKAIFGLHNAPDLPLGTLQSRAGAFYANVDRFVIRVEGKGAHAARPQEGIDSIVIASHIVTALQTLPSRVFSSLETVVLSVTRFTAGNTWNVLPQSVELEGTVRTHNGEIRAQIPHRIRSLIQGIAAGFGATAELEWTEGPPALINTPGWVDVALEVARQSGYLAEHAASPQMGGEDFAFYLQQVPGTFVSIGSASEFGLHHAAFDPDEALIGPAVAYFTQLVPRALQIVAAQ; encoded by the coding sequence ATGACATTGCCTTTAACTGAACAACTGGTGCAGTGGCGTCGCGAACTGCATCAGCACCCCGAACTTTCGAATCATGAATTTGCTACCACTGAACGTATTACCCGCTGGCTGGAGCAGGCCGGGATCCGGCTGTTGCCGCTGGGGCTGAAAACCGGCGTAGTGGCAGAAATCGGTCATGGCGAATCGCTGATCGCCCTGCGCGCCGACATCGATGCGTTACCGATTGATAAAATCACCGATCGCCCGTGGCGCTCACAGCAGCCGGGCGTGATGCACGCCTGTGGTCACGACGTTCACAGTGCCGTGATGCTGGGCGTCGCCCTGCAGCTGAAACAGCAGGAAGCCACGCTGCCGGGCCGGGTGCGGATTCTGTTTCAGCCCGCTGAAGAGACCTTTAACGGTGCGCGTCAACTGATTGATGCCGGTGCGCTCGAAGGAGTAAAGGCGATATTTGGCCTTCACAACGCACCCGATTTGCCGCTGGGCACGCTTCAAAGCCGTGCGGGCGCGTTCTATGCCAACGTCGATCGTTTTGTGATCCGCGTTGAAGGCAAAGGCGCGCACGCGGCGCGACCGCAGGAGGGCATCGATTCGATCGTGATTGCCAGCCATATCGTGACCGCCCTGCAGACCCTGCCGAGTCGGGTCTTCAGCTCGCTGGAGACGGTGGTGCTTAGTGTGACGCGCTTCACCGCCGGGAACACCTGGAACGTGCTGCCGCAAAGCGTTGAGCTGGAGGGCACCGTCCGCACCCACAACGGTGAGATCCGGGCGCAGATCCCGCATCGCATCCGATCGCTGATTCAGGGTATCGCCGCCGGATTTGGCGCGACCGCTGAACTGGAGTGGACCGAGGGGCCGCCCGCCCTGATTAATACGCCAGGGTGGGTAGATGTGGCGCTGGAGGTTGCCCGACAGAGTGGCTACCTGGCGGAGCATGCTGCGTCACCGCAGATGGGTGGAGAAGATTTTGCCTTCTATCTGCAACAGGTGCCGGGCACGTTTGTCAGCATCGGCAGTGCCAGTGAATTTGGCCTGCATCATGCCGCCTTCGATCCGGATGAAGCGCTGATCGGCCCGGCGGTAGCGTACTTCACGCAGCTGGTGCCGCGCGCGCTGCAGATTGTGGCGGCGCAATGA